CCGTTCGCCCATTGGGCCTGGATCGGCTGGCTCGCGGTACTCGTCGCACACCTGATTTCTCTGCGCCGACTGGCGGACATGCTGCCCGGCAAAGCCCTGAGTCTGGCGCACGTGTTGGGTTGCTGGCTGGCGATCAGCGTGCTGGCGCTGGAGTTGAGCTGGACCATGGCGCAGCTTTCCGAACATTACAACGCCTGGCGCTGGCTGGGCTGGGCGCTGCTGCCAAGCCTGTATTTGCTGGCAATGACCTCATCCCGCCACTGGTCATGGCCGATTGCCGCGTATCCAAAAGAGTATCGCGTCTGGGTCGCCGCCCCGTTGGCGCTGCTGATGCTGACCTGGTTCTGGCTGGCTAACTCCTTCAGTGACGGCGCAGCCAATCCGCTGCCGTACATTCCCTTGCTCAACCCGCTGGAACTGGGCCTGCTGCTGGCATTGATGGGCGTGTTTGTCTGGACCCGCAGCCAACTGCCGCAACTGGGCGTGAGCGAACGCCATGCCCAACGTGTCGCGCTGATCGCCGCGGGCGCCTCGCTGTTCATCCTGTTCAGCGCCATGGTCACGCGCACCGCTCACCACTGGGCTGGCGTGCCATGGGACATCGATAAACTGCTGGCTTCCATGCAAGTGCAGGCCGGGCTGTCCATCGTCTGGACGCTGATGGCGCTGACCCTGATGATCGGCGGACATGTGCGCGCAAGACGCGAAATCTGGATCACCGGCGCAGTGTTGATCGGCGTGGTGGTCGCCAAACTGTTCTTCGTCGAACTGAGTAACCGAGGCGGCATGGCGCGCATCGTCTCGTTCATCGGCGTTGGCGTTTTGCTATTAGTGGTGGGATATTTCGCACCACTGCCGCCGAAAACTGCGGCAACCGCTAAACCAGGCGCGCTCAATCCTGAGCCGGAAAACCCATGAGGATCGCGTTCGTGAGTCGTCAGCTGCTGTTCAAAACTGTCGTGTTCGGCGCTGCCTTGTTGGCAGCGACGCTGGTCAACGCCCAGGAAAACCTGAGCGACTTTGCCAGCCAGACACCGTTGAAGCTGACCGGCGAAGGCCCTTGGTATCGTGTCGACCTGCCGCTGACGGTGCAGCTCAATTCGCGGCAGACCAGCCTCGGCGACTTGCGGGTGTTCAACAGCGAAGGCCAGCTCCAGGCCTACGCGCTGACTGAAAGTCCGGTCACAAAGCATGCGGACCAGCCGTCCACCGCCGTGAAGTGGTTTGCGCTCTACAGCGCCGCCGACAATACCGAAACCGCGCCCGGCATCCGCGTACAGCGCACGGCCAGCGGCACGGTGATCGAAGTGCAGCCGCAAAGTGATATCGAGGCGGGCGAAGAAGTACTGCGTGGCTGGCTGCTGGACACCAGCGCCATCAAGGCTCCGCTGGAACAGCTGATCATCGACTGGGACACCGAGCACGAGGGCTTCCAGCGTTTCAGCATCGAAGCCAGCAACGACCTGCAACACTGGAAGGCCTGGGGTGACGGGCAAGTGGCGCGTCTTTCCTTCGCTGACGAGCTGGTCGAACAGCGCGAGGTCGCTTTGCCGGGCCGCACGGCGCGTTATCTGCGTTTATTGTGGAACGCACCGCAGACAGCGCCGAACCTGACCTCGGCGCAGCTGCTCAGCGCCAACACCGAGCGTCCGGAATTGCCGTTGACCTGGTCGTCGCCGGTGAGCGGCAAAGTCGAAAAAGCGGGGGAATATGTCTGGCAGTTGCCCAGCGGTTTGCCAGTCGAGCGTCTGAAATTTGACATCGCCCAGGCCAACAGCCTGGCGCCGGGCACGCTGTTTGGACGGCGCAGCGATCAGGACGCGTGGCAACCGGTCAGCAGCGGCTTGTTGTATCGCCTGACCCAGAACGGGCAGGACGTGGTGCAGGATGAACTGTTGTTGTCCGGCCAGATCGTTCGCCAACTGAAACTGGAAGTCGATGAACGTGGCGGCGGCCTGGGCAACGAAGCGCCGCAGGTGCGCTTCGCCGTGCGCGCCACCCAGGTCGTGTTCCTGGCGCGGGGCAATGGTCCGTTCACTCTGGCCATCGGCAATCCGGCGGCAAAAGCAGCCAACCTGCCATTGTCGACGCTCATCCCCGATTACAGCGTGCAAAAAATGAACACCCTGGGCAAAGCCGAACCTGCCGGCGCCCCGGTCATCGTTGCCGCGCCGCCGGAACCTGCCGCCGCCAGCATTGACTGGAAACGTGTCGGGCTATGGGCAGTGCTGGTTTTCGGCGTGATCTTCCTCGGCTGGATGGCCTTGAGTACGTTGCGGGCTGCGACGCCCAAAACCTGAGTCGCCGCCGAATCATAGGAGCGGCTTTAGCCGCGAGAAACTCCCTCCCGGC
This genomic window from Pseudomonas sp. G.S.17 contains:
- a CDS encoding DUF3999 domain-containing protein: MRIAFVSRQLLFKTVVFGAALLAATLVNAQENLSDFASQTPLKLTGEGPWYRVDLPLTVQLNSRQTSLGDLRVFNSEGQLQAYALTESPVTKHADQPSTAVKWFALYSAADNTETAPGIRVQRTASGTVIEVQPQSDIEAGEEVLRGWLLDTSAIKAPLEQLIIDWDTEHEGFQRFSIEASNDLQHWKAWGDGQVARLSFADELVEQREVALPGRTARYLRLLWNAPQTAPNLTSAQLLSANTERPELPLTWSSPVSGKVEKAGEYVWQLPSGLPVERLKFDIAQANSLAPGTLFGRRSDQDAWQPVSSGLLYRLTQNGQDVVQDELLLSGQIVRQLKLEVDERGGGLGNEAPQVRFAVRATQVVFLARGNGPFTLAIGNPAAKAANLPLSTLIPDYSVQKMNTLGKAEPAGAPVIVAAPPEPAAASIDWKRVGLWAVLVFGVIFLGWMALSTLRAATPKT